A single genomic interval of Shewanella halotolerans harbors:
- the nrfA gene encoding ammonia-forming nitrite reductase cytochrome c552 subunit, whose translation MVRTLTTKTFALSALVAAGLMATGVMASDKTEPRNEVYKDKFSKQYNSWHDTAESKEVVDMLEEVPSLVVLWAGYGFAKDYNAPRGHMYAVTDVRNTLRTGAPKSAEDGPMPMACWSCKSPDVPRVIEEQGEDGYFTGKWYKGGAEIVNTIGCSDCHEKGSSKLRMSRPFAERAMATLGTPFDKASKKDKQSMVCGQCHVEYYFEKTKDRKGFVKFPWDMGTTVEQMEVYYDNMEFKDWTHAVSKTPMLKAQHPGYETWQLGVHGKNNVTCTDCHMPKVKNAEGRKFTDHKVGNPFDRFEETCATCHTQSKEFMVNLTKERKVKVADLKARAESQLVKAHFEAKAAWDAGATEAEMKPILMDIRHAQWRWDYATASHGVAAHAADEALRILGTAVDKAGDARIKLAQLLATKGVKQPIAFPDVSTKAKAQAALGMDMNKLNADKAEFKKTVLPKWDAEAKKREATY comes from the coding sequence ATGGTGAGAACATTAACTACAAAAACCTTTGCACTGAGTGCTTTGGTCGCCGCTGGCCTGATGGCTACCGGCGTGATGGCAAGTGACAAGACTGAGCCACGTAACGAAGTCTACAAAGATAAGTTTTCTAAGCAGTACAACAGCTGGCATGACACAGCCGAAAGCAAAGAAGTTGTCGATATGCTTGAAGAAGTTCCTAGCCTGGTTGTGTTGTGGGCAGGTTACGGCTTCGCCAAAGATTACAATGCACCTCGTGGTCATATGTATGCGGTAACCGACGTACGTAACACACTGCGTACCGGTGCACCTAAGTCTGCCGAAGATGGTCCAATGCCAATGGCATGTTGGTCATGTAAGAGCCCAGACGTGCCTCGCGTGATCGAGGAGCAGGGCGAAGATGGCTACTTCACTGGTAAGTGGTACAAAGGCGGCGCAGAAATCGTGAACACTATCGGTTGTTCTGACTGTCATGAGAAAGGCTCTTCTAAACTGCGTATGTCTCGTCCATTCGCCGAGCGCGCCATGGCAACACTAGGCACTCCATTTGACAAGGCTTCTAAGAAAGACAAGCAGTCTATGGTGTGTGGTCAGTGTCACGTAGAGTACTACTTCGAGAAGACCAAAGATCGCAAAGGTTTTGTTAAGTTCCCTTGGGATATGGGCACAACTGTTGAGCAGATGGAAGTCTACTACGACAATATGGAGTTCAAAGACTGGACTCACGCCGTATCTAAGACACCTATGCTGAAAGCACAGCACCCAGGCTATGAAACTTGGCAGCTAGGCGTACATGGTAAGAACAATGTGACCTGTACTGACTGTCATATGCCTAAGGTGAAGAATGCTGAAGGTCGTAAGTTTACCGACCATAAAGTAGGTAACCCATTCGATCGCTTTGAAGAGACTTGTGCGACTTGTCATACTCAAAGCAAAGAGTTCATGGTTAACCTGACGAAGGAGCGCAAAGTTAAGGTTGCTGACCTTAAGGCACGTGCCGAGTCTCAGCTAGTTAAGGCGCACTTCGAAGCTAAAGCGGCTTGGGATGCAGGTGCAACTGAAGCTGAAATGAAGCCAATCTTAATGGATATCCGTCATGCACAATGGCGCTGGGACTATGCAACCGCTTCTCACGGTGTTGCGGCTCACGCAGCTGACGAAGCGCTACGCATCTTAGGTACTGCGGTTGATAAGGCTGGTGATGCACGCATCAAACTAGCTCAACTGCTAGCAACTAAAGGTGTTAAGCAGCCTATCGCCTTCCCAGATGTTTCTACCAAGGCCAAGGCGCAAGCTGCACTGGGTATGGACATGAACAAGTTGAATGCCGACAAGGCAGAGTTCAAGAAGACTGTACTGCCTAAGTGGGATGCCGAAGCTAAGAAGCGCGAAGCAACTTACTAA
- the narQ gene encoding nitrate/nitrite two-component system sensor histidine kinase NarQ has product MKKGSLTSTILRLMLALILLSSGLATFAIANLAYSLGDARAINASGSLRMQSYRLMFYANSGSEGADDKIREFEATLHSDALKRSLDWMTPDDLASQYLLVIQKWQVMKQYIEEENSRLYVSALKDFVDTIDLFVLETEEFAAFKLKLLAASQITGLGLMLLIAFFAVRFTKRKVVTPLNQLMESANTISKGEFDVTMPDSEYIELSSLSNALATSARELSTLYNNLENQVKEKTFALTRANNELKLLYDNLVMLHSGKLEISTLKQALNQLRAHEPNSFLRLVIAQDDKEKLYIDADGGWPIASRSQTRFPLKFADNELGYLEVTALGEINHPLFENFAIMLARSIVIYNAGEQRQQLALMEERGVIARELHDSLGQLLSFLKIQVNLLSKGLDSQCRSPQVEEQLKEINEGVNTAYVQLRELLSTFRLTIKDPNLNHAIEMMLDQLRGQTTAKITLEDKLPIQLLGAHQHIHVLQLTREATLNAIKHAQADHIHICCTRSGNNVKISISDDGVGLEKLKERDQHFGIGIMHERASRLSGVVDFSSNEQGGTTVTLLFPPEQVPRQ; this is encoded by the coding sequence ATGAAGAAAGGCAGCCTCACCTCCACCATATTAAGGTTAATGCTGGCCTTAATTTTACTTTCCAGTGGACTCGCCACCTTCGCCATAGCTAATTTGGCTTATAGCCTGGGAGACGCCAGAGCCATCAACGCCTCCGGCTCTCTGCGTATGCAGAGTTACCGTCTGATGTTTTACGCCAACTCTGGCAGCGAGGGAGCCGACGACAAAATTAGAGAGTTTGAGGCCACCCTCCACTCGGATGCGCTGAAACGCTCACTCGACTGGATGACGCCGGACGATCTCGCCTCCCAGTATCTGTTGGTTATCCAGAAGTGGCAGGTGATGAAGCAATATATCGAAGAGGAGAACTCCCGCCTCTATGTATCCGCCCTCAAAGATTTCGTCGACACCATAGATCTCTTCGTGCTGGAAACAGAGGAGTTCGCCGCCTTCAAGCTCAAGCTACTGGCCGCCAGCCAGATCACCGGCCTGGGCCTCATGTTACTGATTGCCTTCTTCGCCGTACGCTTTACCAAGCGTAAGGTGGTCACTCCCCTCAACCAGTTGATGGAGTCGGCCAACACCATCTCTAAAGGGGAGTTCGATGTCACCATGCCTGATAGCGAATATATCGAGCTCAGCTCGCTCAGCAACGCCCTGGCCACCAGTGCCAGGGAGCTGTCGACCCTCTATAACAACCTGGAAAATCAGGTCAAAGAGAAGACCTTCGCCCTCACCCGCGCCAACAACGAGCTCAAGCTGCTCTACGACAACCTGGTAATGCTGCACTCGGGCAAGCTGGAGATCAGTACCCTGAAACAGGCGCTGAATCAGCTCAGGGCCCACGAACCCAACAGCTTCCTGCGCCTGGTGATCGCCCAGGATGACAAAGAGAAGCTCTACATAGATGCCGACGGCGGCTGGCCCATCGCCTCGCGCAGCCAGACCCGTTTCCCGCTAAAATTTGCCGACAACGAACTGGGCTATCTTGAGGTCACTGCCCTGGGTGAGATCAATCATCCCCTGTTCGAGAACTTCGCCATCATGCTGGCCCGCTCAATCGTCATCTATAACGCCGGCGAGCAGCGCCAGCAGCTGGCACTGATGGAGGAGCGCGGCGTGATCGCCCGCGAGCTGCACGACTCTCTGGGTCAGCTACTCTCGTTTCTCAAGATCCAGGTCAACCTGCTCTCCAAGGGGCTGGACAGCCAGTGCCGTAGCCCTCAGGTAGAGGAACAGCTCAAGGAGATCAACGAAGGAGTCAACACCGCCTATGTGCAGCTGCGTGAGCTACTATCGACCTTCCGCCTGACCATTAAAGATCCCAACCTCAATCATGCGATCGAGATGATGCTCGACCAGCTCAGGGGACAAACCACGGCCAAGATCACCCTGGAAGACAAGCTGCCGATCCAGCTGCTCGGTGCTCACCAACACATTCATGTGCTGCAGCTTACCCGTGAGGCGACCCTCAACGCCATTAAGCATGCCCAGGCTGATCATATTCATATCTGTTGCACCCGCAGCGGTAACAACGTCAAGATCAGCATCAGCGACGACGGCGTCGGCCTGGAAAAGCTCAAGGAGAGGGATCAACATTTTGGCATAGGAATCATGCATGAACGCGCAAGTCGCCTCTCGGGTGTGGTAGACTTCAGCAGCAATGAACAGGGCGGAACCACGGTCACCTTGCTGTTCCCGCCCGAACAAGTGCCGCGCCAGTAG
- a CDS encoding response regulator, whose amino-acid sequence MGKPYSVLVVDDHPLLRRGICQLITSDSDFTLFGEAGSGLDALSAIAENEPDIVLLDLNMKGMTGLDTLNALRQEGVTSRIVILTVSDAKQDVIRLVRAGADGYLLKDTEPDLLLEKLKNAMQGHRVISESVEDFIYELKDGADEQAWIDNLTPRELQILEQLAEGKSNRVISEQLHISEGTVKVHVKNLLRKANAKSRTEMAVRYLNQ is encoded by the coding sequence ATGGGCAAACCATATTCAGTTTTGGTCGTAGACGATCATCCCCTGTTACGTCGCGGGATCTGTCAACTTATCACCTCTGACTCAGACTTCACCCTATTTGGTGAAGCAGGCAGCGGCCTAGATGCCCTGTCGGCAATTGCCGAAAACGAACCGGATATCGTGCTACTAGACCTCAACATGAAGGGGATGACAGGGCTAGATACCCTCAACGCCTTGCGTCAGGAAGGGGTCACCAGCCGTATCGTGATCCTCACGGTATCCGATGCCAAGCAAGACGTTATCCGCCTGGTCAGAGCCGGCGCCGACGGTTATCTATTGAAAGATACCGAGCCGGATCTACTGCTGGAGAAGCTGAAGAATGCCATGCAGGGTCACCGAGTGATCTCTGAGTCGGTGGAAGACTTCATCTATGAGCTAAAAGATGGCGCCGACGAGCAGGCCTGGATAGACAACCTGACCCCGAGAGAGCTACAGATCCTCGAGCAACTGGCCGAAGGCAAGAGCAACCGGGTGATCTCAGAGCAGCTGCATATCAGCGAAGGCACGGTCAAGGTGCATGTGAAGAATCTGCTGCGCAAGGCCAACGCCAAGTCGCGCACAGAGATGGCGGTACGCTACCTTAACCAATGA
- a CDS encoding YacL family protein, producing the protein MEYEFRRNTLTGTLVAQFTMDHEIMGLWFVDELGEDKALIEQIASTIAALQQGRLTEQRFVGQGISLELDEEQARVFANALEMDDDTLLDESMSLYDGESQAFCGLEDFEAALKSWQTFIEESR; encoded by the coding sequence ATGGAATATGAATTTCGCCGCAACACATTGACCGGCACCCTGGTGGCTCAGTTCACCATGGATCATGAGATTATGGGGCTTTGGTTTGTCGATGAGCTGGGCGAAGACAAGGCCTTAATCGAGCAGATAGCCTCGACCATAGCGGCGCTGCAGCAGGGGAGGCTGACAGAACAACGTTTTGTCGGCCAGGGGATCTCTCTCGAGCTGGATGAGGAGCAGGCCAGAGTATTTGCCAACGCCCTTGAGATGGATGACGACACCCTGCTGGATGAGTCCATGTCCCTGTATGACGGTGAGTCACAGGCCTTCTGCGGCCTTGAGGATTTTGAGGCGGCGCTCAAGAGCTGGCAGACCTTCATCGAAGAGAGCCGATAG
- the fkpA gene encoding FKBP-type peptidyl-prolyl cis-trans isomerase, whose amino-acid sequence MKSIYKMSLVALAVVGLTACNQEQKVTKPAEVKLETQAQKQAYSVGASIGKYMSGHIKEQEELGLPVDRSLIIQGFSNGLNDELKLTEEEMQTVLQGLDEQLNEKRQAQATALAEKAQAESAAFLEANKAKEGVTTTDSGLQYEVITEGTGDKPSAEDTVEVHYVGTLIDGTEFDSSIARGQSAKFPLNRVIPGWTEGVQLMSVGSKYRFVIPAELAYGSRDTGSIPANSTLIFEVELLSIEKAAPAEEAAAAK is encoded by the coding sequence ATGAAGTCCATTTATAAAATGTCACTGGTCGCGTTGGCGGTGGTTGGTCTAACTGCTTGTAACCAAGAACAAAAAGTAACAAAACCGGCAGAAGTTAAACTTGAGACCCAGGCGCAGAAGCAAGCCTATAGCGTAGGCGCGTCTATCGGTAAATATATGTCTGGTCATATCAAAGAGCAGGAAGAGCTAGGTCTACCAGTTGATCGTAGCCTGATCATTCAAGGCTTTAGCAATGGTCTGAACGATGAGCTTAAGCTGACCGAAGAAGAGATGCAGACAGTACTGCAAGGCCTAGACGAGCAGCTAAATGAGAAGCGTCAGGCGCAAGCAACAGCACTAGCCGAGAAAGCCCAGGCAGAGAGCGCGGCTTTCTTAGAAGCCAACAAGGCGAAAGAAGGCGTAACGACTACAGATTCAGGTCTGCAGTATGAAGTGATCACCGAAGGTACTGGCGACAAGCCAAGCGCCGAAGATACGGTTGAAGTGCACTATGTGGGCACACTGATCGACGGCACCGAGTTCGATAGCTCTATCGCTCGTGGTCAGAGCGCTAAGTTCCCGCTAAACCGCGTTATCCCAGGTTGGACCGAGGGTGTTCAGCTGATGTCTGTGGGTTCTAAGTACCGTTTCGTGATCCCAGCAGAGCTGGCCTATGGTAGCCGCGACACAGGTAGCATCCCAGCTAACTCTACGCTGATCTTCGAAGTTGAGCTGCTTTCTATCGAGAAAGCTGCGCCAGCAGAAGAAGCCGCAGCGGCTAAGTAA
- a CDS encoding WD40 repeat domain-containing protein codes for MSRTRLLHFCTLIACTLLLSACQPKPEVSSLVAEPSYDASLSSQARYLLVSTTSNNLQLWDLTKKALKYQWIHGKAGGTAIATALSDNLKYAASLSRNSVALWNMDDGQPLGWWSLPANGQCLALADNGTLLIGLTDGSVMSLNHQTDTLIKFLGHSEKVNSVALSADGRWALSGGNDSKVFLWQANTGQPLHQWQLPSRVLEVSLSQDASLAFAADSTNKADIWQTQTGKPVSSLKIKRRTMNFSTARFTKDNQTLLTGTPAREVSVWRVADGKMRANWQVTRTERAQIKGAVVYSVAETLNGQIISFSSNGLLETWPKPD; via the coding sequence ATGAGCAGAACCAGATTGCTACATTTTTGTACACTGATTGCTTGTACGCTCCTGCTGAGCGCTTGCCAGCCTAAGCCCGAGGTGAGCAGCCTGGTCGCCGAACCCAGCTATGACGCCAGCCTCTCCTCCCAGGCCCGATATCTTTTGGTCAGCACCACGAGCAACAACCTACAGCTCTGGGATCTCACCAAGAAAGCGCTTAAATATCAGTGGATCCACGGCAAAGCGGGCGGCACGGCGATAGCCACAGCCCTGTCTGATAACCTGAAATATGCCGCCTCCCTCAGCCGCAACTCGGTGGCCCTGTGGAACATGGACGACGGCCAGCCCTTGGGATGGTGGTCATTGCCCGCCAACGGTCAGTGTCTGGCGCTGGCCGATAATGGTACCCTACTCATCGGCCTCACCGACGGCAGCGTCATGTCCCTCAATCACCAGACAGATACCCTGATCAAGTTTCTCGGCCACAGCGAGAAGGTCAACAGCGTCGCCCTGTCCGCCGACGGCCGCTGGGCACTGTCCGGCGGTAACGACAGTAAAGTCTTCCTCTGGCAGGCCAACACCGGCCAGCCCCTTCACCAGTGGCAGCTCCCCAGCCGGGTACTAGAGGTAAGCCTGAGTCAGGATGCCAGCCTGGCGTTTGCGGCCGACAGCACCAACAAGGCCGACATCTGGCAGACCCAGACCGGAAAACCTGTGTCGTCACTCAAAATAAAACGCCGCACAATGAACTTTTCCACCGCGCGCTTTACCAAAGATAACCAGACACTGCTAACGGGCACCCCCGCCAGAGAAGTGAGCGTTTGGCGGGTCGCCGATGGAAAAATGCGCGCCAACTGGCAAGTTACCCGTACCGAGCGTGCCCAAATCAAGGGCGCCGTTGTATACTCTGTGGCTGAAACCCTTAATGGGCAGATCATCAGCTTTAGCAGCAATGGCTTGCTGGAGACCTGGCCCAAGCCCGATTAA
- a CDS encoding SlyX family protein — protein MVQLEQRIEDLEMKLAFQDDTIESLNQQVIRLNDLLADQQEKLRLLTSKLSQVEPSNIASQAEETPPPHY, from the coding sequence TTGGTGCAACTAGAACAACGAATCGAAGATCTTGAGATGAAACTGGCTTTTCAGGATGACACCATAGAGTCGCTGAACCAGCAGGTGATCAGGCTCAATGACCTGCTGGCGGACCAACAGGAAAAATTACGCCTGCTCACCAGCAAGCTCTCCCAGGTCGAACCCAGCAACATCGCCAGTCAGGCAGAAGAAACGCCACCTCCTCACTATTAA
- a CDS encoding COG3014 family protein has translation MPHQSSPYNRVSRRHRAAFAGALLSLTLSGCAFNSVFISYPSQLAPVKADLSRQGDAALYRQFDDAITGQDGLLYAQEAGRIAQITGNFEASKAYYQQAVDAYQKFDEQAVISASDLGATASSLFINDNVIPYRGPGYERIMLHQYQALNYLFSRDSQGALVEVRRSNELQQSEQARYQKSQASVQAMANGTIDAEVNRLGQAAGTTTSSFLNAYSYYTTGLLHELLGEENDAFIDYRKAAQISPDNPYLQQDLVRLAKKLAMPQYEEFKRRWGDAKLAKAGQGQVVVLLERGFVPEKQSFTVPFRISGNWQTASLATYAPGRVSVPQGEVIGLGTVLNTAPLANIDALAITALKEELPSALFRQAARIYAKSEMARSVRSESKRRKDEFDAGAIAMQIFNVVTEQADRRSWLTLPKQAQLGRRYLDAGQYQIRLGQSQTQAIDVQSDKTTLIWIIETGNFTRFYSIII, from the coding sequence ATGCCACACCAAAGCAGCCCATACAACCGAGTCTCAAGACGACACCGCGCGGCGTTTGCCGGCGCGCTCTTGTCGCTCACCCTATCGGGCTGCGCCTTTAACAGCGTGTTCATCAGCTACCCCTCTCAGCTGGCACCGGTAAAGGCCGACCTCAGCAGGCAAGGCGATGCCGCCCTCTATCGACAGTTCGACGATGCCATCACGGGGCAAGATGGGCTGCTGTACGCCCAGGAGGCGGGGCGTATCGCCCAGATCACCGGCAACTTCGAGGCCAGCAAAGCCTATTATCAGCAGGCGGTCGATGCCTACCAGAAGTTTGATGAGCAGGCGGTGATCAGCGCATCCGACCTCGGCGCCACCGCCAGCAGCCTGTTTATCAACGACAATGTTATCCCCTATCGCGGCCCGGGTTATGAGCGCATCATGCTGCACCAATATCAGGCCTTAAACTATCTCTTTAGCCGAGACAGTCAGGGGGCACTGGTGGAGGTCAGGCGCAGCAACGAGCTACAACAGAGCGAACAGGCCAGATACCAGAAATCCCAGGCCTCGGTGCAGGCGATGGCCAACGGCACCATAGATGCCGAGGTCAATCGACTCGGGCAGGCGGCAGGCACCACCACAAGCTCCTTCCTCAACGCCTATAGTTACTACACCACAGGCTTGCTGCATGAGCTGCTGGGGGAAGAAAACGACGCCTTCATCGATTATCGCAAGGCGGCGCAGATAAGTCCTGATAACCCCTATCTGCAACAAGATCTGGTGCGTCTGGCCAAGAAACTGGCCATGCCACAATATGAAGAATTTAAGCGTCGTTGGGGCGACGCCAAGCTGGCAAAGGCGGGACAGGGCCAGGTGGTGGTCCTGCTCGAGCGGGGATTTGTCCCCGAGAAGCAAAGCTTTACCGTGCCTTTTCGCATTAGCGGCAACTGGCAGACAGCCTCACTGGCCACCTATGCCCCGGGCAGGGTAAGCGTGCCTCAAGGCGAGGTCATCGGCTTGGGCACTGTGCTGAATACGGCGCCACTCGCCAACATCGACGCACTGGCGATCACCGCCCTCAAGGAGGAGCTCCCCAGCGCCCTGTTTCGTCAGGCCGCGAGGATCTACGCCAAGTCTGAGATGGCCCGCAGCGTACGCAGTGAATCGAAGCGGCGCAAAGATGAGTTCGATGCCGGCGCCATCGCCATGCAGATCTTTAACGTGGTCACAGAGCAGGCCGACAGACGTAGCTGGCTGACCCTGCCCAAGCAGGCGCAGTTAGGACGTCGTTATCTGGATGCGGGCCAGTATCAGATCCGCCTGGGGCAGTCCCAGACGCAAGCGATTGACGTACAAAGCGATAAAACCACATTAATTTGGATAATTGAGACTGGTAATTTCACCCGTTTTTATTCAATAATCATCTAA
- the lpoB gene encoding penicillin-binding protein activator LpoB, with protein MKKFNLIFIIAVAIGLAGCQSKVQYGDATEVETVNENFGSTDLQAITAKMVDSMLSFPPVVAMTAKDRPVIFVDKIKNKTSEHIDTESVTDSISNKLLRSGKFRFIDMTKVDTVRKQLDYQNNAGMVDPSTAINFGRQIGAQYMLYGNLSSIVKQDGSTKDVYYKMTMRLMDLETGLIEWSDEKEIRKTKSKSFLGM; from the coding sequence ATGAAAAAATTCAACCTCATTTTTATCATCGCCGTGGCGATTGGCCTGGCGGGCTGTCAATCTAAGGTGCAGTACGGTGATGCAACTGAAGTCGAAACCGTTAATGAAAACTTCGGTTCTACGGATCTTCAGGCAATCACTGCCAAGATGGTCGACAGCATGCTGAGCTTCCCGCCAGTGGTCGCCATGACAGCCAAAGATCGTCCCGTCATCTTCGTCGACAAGATCAAGAACAAGACCTCAGAGCATATCGACACCGAATCGGTTACCGACTCCATCAGCAACAAGCTGCTCCGCTCGGGTAAGTTCCGCTTCATCGACATGACTAAGGTCGACACGGTACGCAAGCAACTGGATTATCAAAACAATGCCGGCATGGTCGACCCATCGACCGCCATCAACTTCGGCCGTCAGATCGGTGCTCAGTACATGCTGTACGGCAACCTGTCGAGCATAGTTAAGCAAGATGGCAGCACCAAGGATGTCTACTACAAGATGACCATGCGCCTGATGGATCTGGAAACCGGGCTGATCGAATGGTCTGACGAGAAAGAGATCCGCAAGACCAAGTCGAAGTCTTTCCTCGGCATGTAA
- a CDS encoding ERAP1-like C-terminal domain-containing protein, with protein MRLFSLCASLLLCLLIGACQSTSPGSKQRSEKSLGISASIAKQRASRVSQVSYQLHLDLTQARHFKGEAQIQFQLADTQQALSLDLEQALISQLVINGQKLYPNYDGHRLVIPASLLQGGDNLIKVDFSSPYSHEDQGLIEFIDPKDGLRYLYSHFLPSSAQTLAPQFDQPDLRASYRLSVLAPSDWQVASAAKVLSHQPISQSSLWQFMQSEPVSPHNFSLLAGPYHTWQSEAEGIALQLFARQSQAESIDAETWLSQTQQALNYYQQRLGSKYPFGHYTQAIVPHLPSEFRASQAQTSFDERSLPQGTPRREILRALAEQWLGNLVTLKWWDQLWLNQSLAYLVADDGEAQLFGPTQADEQQSFIRSPEQVEQQIANSLELFSQDPLPSQNKAIAQLNQLKFMLGDTSFYQGIAYYLEHFALQNADLNDFISSLEQVTKQPLSQWSQAAFKRAGVNRLEAEFSCAGDRISRFDLKQHNGDLGSTQRVKLGLFTLGRHGLHKNLVSEVNYQGASTEVKRLKGVRCPDLVFSNYQNKAYVRVKLDKSSLETALLHLGSLEEADLRRMLWQSLWESVLAGELPLPRFIGSALVNLPAETDPQVLVSAQDQLKQAKALLEQMSPNQQRYSRQALNAIAQMSLRLTISNKADPALQSLWFDNYLHFAVSHQAKSHLAALLEESESLPGITLTPERRWQIITHLNRYDYLGSERLLLKEKQKDNSTTGQAAALGALVARPSAKEKRQWFERIQAHSKESDPQLLAKLTQVMRHLYPSEQKALSQASAEQRLAELAEVDKRNSQAFMQSYTANLLPRSCSYASLLRLQALLDKPEGYSPTTLRGINQTIAAEQECIRVQEAMQPNP; from the coding sequence TTGAGACTGTTTTCCCTGTGCGCTAGCCTCCTCCTCTGCCTCCTTATCGGCGCATGTCAAAGCACCTCCCCCGGCAGCAAACAGCGCAGCGAAAAGTCCCTCGGCATCAGCGCCAGTATCGCCAAGCAGCGCGCCAGCAGAGTCAGTCAGGTCAGCTACCAGCTACATCTCGACCTTACCCAGGCGAGGCACTTCAAGGGCGAGGCGCAGATCCAGTTTCAGTTAGCCGACACCCAGCAGGCCTTGAGCCTAGATCTGGAGCAGGCGCTCATCAGCCAACTTGTCATCAACGGCCAGAAACTATACCCCAACTATGATGGCCACAGGCTGGTGATCCCGGCCAGCCTGCTACAGGGCGGCGACAACCTGATAAAGGTGGACTTTAGCAGTCCCTACAGCCATGAAGACCAAGGGCTTATCGAGTTTATCGACCCCAAGGATGGTCTGCGCTATCTCTACAGCCATTTCCTGCCCTCCAGCGCCCAGACCCTGGCGCCGCAGTTTGATCAGCCAGATCTCAGGGCCAGCTATCGGCTGAGCGTGTTGGCGCCCAGCGACTGGCAAGTCGCCAGCGCGGCCAAGGTGCTGAGCCATCAGCCAATAAGCCAAAGCAGTCTTTGGCAGTTTATGCAGAGTGAGCCGGTCAGCCCCCATAACTTCTCCCTGCTCGCGGGGCCTTATCACACCTGGCAGAGTGAGGCCGAGGGCATAGCGCTGCAGCTGTTCGCCCGTCAGTCCCAGGCAGAGTCAATCGATGCCGAGACCTGGCTATCACAGACCCAGCAGGCCCTTAACTATTATCAGCAGCGCCTGGGCAGCAAGTACCCCTTCGGTCACTACACCCAGGCAATCGTGCCTCACCTGCCGAGTGAATTTCGCGCCAGTCAGGCACAGACCAGCTTCGATGAGCGAAGCCTGCCTCAAGGCACGCCTCGCCGTGAGATCCTACGGGCATTGGCCGAGCAGTGGCTGGGCAATCTGGTCACCCTCAAGTGGTGGGATCAGCTCTGGCTCAATCAGAGCCTGGCCTATTTGGTTGCCGACGACGGCGAGGCCCAGCTGTTTGGCCCGACTCAGGCCGATGAGCAACAGAGTTTTATCCGCAGCCCCGAGCAGGTGGAGCAGCAGATCGCCAACAGCCTGGAGCTGTTTTCGCAAGATCCCCTGCCGAGTCAAAACAAGGCGATCGCCCAACTCAATCAGCTGAAATTTATGCTGGGCGATACCAGCTTCTACCAGGGCATAGCTTATTATCTCGAACATTTCGCCCTACAAAATGCCGACCTGAATGACTTTATTTCGAGCCTAGAGCAGGTTACCAAACAGCCCCTGAGCCAATGGAGCCAGGCGGCCTTTAAGCGCGCCGGCGTTAACCGCCTTGAGGCAGAATTCAGCTGCGCAGGCGATCGCATATCGCGCTTTGACCTCAAACAGCATAACGGCGATCTGGGAAGCACACAGAGGGTCAAGCTAGGTCTGTTTACCCTGGGGCGACATGGCCTGCACAAGAATCTGGTGAGCGAAGTCAATTACCAAGGCGCGAGCACCGAGGTCAAGCGCCTCAAGGGAGTGCGCTGTCCCGACTTGGTGTTTAGCAACTATCAGAACAAGGCCTATGTCAGGGTCAAGCTGGACAAGTCCTCCCTAGAGACGGCCCTCTTGCACCTTGGCAGCCTGGAAGAAGCCGATCTCAGGCGTATGCTGTGGCAATCCCTGTGGGAGTCTGTGCTGGCCGGCGAACTGCCCCTGCCCCGCTTTATCGGCAGCGCCCTGGTGAACCTGCCAGCTGAAACCGATCCCCAGGTGCTGGTCAGTGCTCAAGACCAGCTTAAACAGGCCAAGGCCCTGCTGGAGCAGATGAGTCCCAATCAGCAGCGCTATAGCCGTCAGGCCCTCAACGCCATCGCTCAGATGAGCCTACGCCTGACCATAAGCAACAAGGCTGATCCCGCACTGCAATCTCTATGGTTCGACAACTACCTGCACTTTGCCGTCAGTCATCAGGCTAAGAGTCACCTTGCTGCGCTGCTCGAGGAGAGTGAGTCACTGCCTGGCATCACGCTCACACCAGAGCGCCGCTGGCAGATAATCACTCATCTTAATCGCTATGACTACCTGGGCAGCGAACGCCTGCTACTCAAGGAGAAACAGAAGGATAATTCGACTACGGGGCAAGCGGCGGCGCTCGGCGCCCTGGTGGCCCGTCCCAGCGCCAAGGAAAAACGCCAGTGGTTCGAGCGTATCCAGGCCCACAGCAAGGAGAGCGATCCTCAGCTGCTGGCGAAATTAACTCAGGTGATGCGCCACCTATACCCCAGCGAGCAGAAGGCCCTGAGCCAGGCCAGCGCCGAGCAGCGTCTGGCAGAACTTGCCGAGGTGGACAAACGCAACAGCCAGGCATTCATGCAGAGCTACACGGCTAACCTGCTGCCCAGGAGCTGCAGTTACGCCAGCCTACTCAGGCTGCAGGCACTACTCGATAAACCAGAGGGCTATAGCCCAACGACCCTGAGAGGCATCAATCAGACCATAGCCGCCGAGCAAGAATGTATCCGGGTGCAAGAGGCGATGCAGCCAAATCCCTAA